The Thermodesulfobacteriota bacterium sequence TCATTTCAGTGACGTACGAGATAAAGAAGAAGCTGATTGAAGATGCCGGTATGTCTCCGGAGGATATTAGCGTTGTATCGAACGGAGTTTCATCTGAGTATTTCCAGGTTGGGCCTGAGGAGCGAAGGCTCTCCCCTGATGGGAAGAAAACCTTGATTTATGCCGGTAATCTGGCCGCCTATCAGAGAATCGACCTTCTCCTCAAGGTTTTTAGGGAGGTGCTGAACAAGCGTGGGGATGTTCGTCTTCTTATCGTCTCCGATTCCCCGTTTGATTATTACGAGCCCTTGGCCGGTGTACTGGGGATTCGAGGTAATATCGACGTAGTTTCATCCGAGTTTAAAAGTCTTCCCGGGTATCTGGCCGGGGCGGATATTGCACTGAATCCTCGTACCGACTGTGACGGAATTCCCCAGAAGCTACTTAATTACATGGCGGCTGCAAAACCAATCATTTCTTTCGAAGGATCCGCCAGGAATATCGAACACGGAAAGACGGGATGGGTCATCGAAAATGGGAATATATCTGCTTATGCAGACGCCATCCTTAATCTGCTTGAGGACACAGAAACTGCAAATAAGCTAGGGGAGAATGCCAGGAGACTGGTTACCTCGGAGTTTACCTGGGAAAAAACGGCAGAGAAGACAGAAGCAGCTTATGAATACGTCTTGAATAATGGAAAACCGAGATGAGGAAAGTCTCAATCAAGCTTTTGATACGAAGATTTGTCCTGGCAACTTCGTTTCCTCCTTTTCTTCAAATTTACCGGGCAATCTATGCTTTGGTAATCCGGGTCACACTAGGCGTTTTCAAAAAATATCCTCAGATTAAAGCAGTTTACCTGAGACGGGGAGGTGCAAAAGGGGAAATCCTTCCTCTGGTGAGCGACGTTGATTTCGCCGTTATTGGTGAGCGATTGAACGAAGAAGACGAGAGAGAATTGCATCAGGAATACAACCGGTTGGTGCAGGTTACCACACTGCTGGACCGAACCCTCGAATTTTATGATGAAGGTACGTTTTACAACCAATATCAGACAAACGACTATTTTCAGTACCGCTTCATGGAGGGGAAAAAAATCTGGAAGCTTCTTTACGGGAAAGACTATCTGGCCGACCTTGCCGAGCTTCCCATCGAGAAGATGTACGGCGGGTTTTTCACCGAGATCAAAGTATGGTGGTCTCTTTTTGCCTGGCGGTTCTTTCAAGCAAGAAAGTATAACGACGAGGCGGTGACACGGAACAATGCCTGTTACAAGACAGTAAGTGAAATTCTCAAAATGAACCTGGCCTTAAACCATGGGATATTAGAATTCGACAGAAAAAAAGCTCTTGAACTGTCCAGCCCCCAGTTTAAAGGCAAGGAGCTCGCCTTCCTGAGCAAATTGGAGAAAAAAGCAAAGGTACGTTTTCGTTCGGATGAGCCGAGCATTCTTGACGAGGCCAACGATTTCGTCATAAGTTATCTTGACCATTTTTACGGAGAGAGCCGGAATCATCCCTACGCCAGGCCGCTTAGGGACGTAGCGCAGAGGGTTGACTGTGCGAAAGGTGAAATGATCTTGAATGAAGAAGAAGACACCCACATCGGAAGTCTGGTCCACTTTGTGAAAGAGAATTGGCCGGATAGCTACTTCGGAGCGTATCTGGCTTCTAGCGCTTATTTCAACATTGACGAACTCCTGCTGATGGTAAGGATAAATCCGGAAAGGGTTCCTACCGTACGGGAAATTACGGCATTCAATCAATTCCACTGGAGCACCGGTCCGCATTTACGGTCTAGAATAAGACTCTTTCTTTTGCTTCCAAACGCCGCTTTTCAGGTTGACCCGGATGACCTTAAAATGAGCTGGCAATCTATTCTAACCCCTTCGAGCAACCCAGATTTGTTCGAATTACTCAGCCGTCCCGAATTCACGGTTGATGGAGGAAGCTACCAGCCAAATACTTCTTTCGCCTGGAATCCGTTCGTGGAACATTTCTTCTGGGAAGAAAAAATGCTCTTTTACCAACTGCTCCAGAATCCCTCGGTTTATAAGTTGAACAATCTGGATTTTCTCAGAATATTCTGGAAAACCGCCCAACTAGTTATCATGAACCGCTCGGCGAAGAGGAGTG is a genomic window containing:
- a CDS encoding glycosyltransferase family 4 protein, giving the protein MKKHYKIAMVAACPFPYPRGTPIRILRMAEALSGRGNEVHVVTYHLGEVPVHSCFQIHRIPNIKTYGKLSPGPTYQKLIILDSLLAIKLLKVLRKYDIDLIHAHNYEGLFISHCVRKLTKHPLIYDAHTLLESEFPFYHELGWPSRIKKGFGQRVDHWLPKRADHVISVTYEIKKKLIEDAGMSPEDISVVSNGVSSEYFQVGPEERRLSPDGKKTLIYAGNLAAYQRIDLLLKVFREVLNKRGDVRLLIVSDSPFDYYEPLAGVLGIRGNIDVVSSEFKSLPGYLAGADIALNPRTDCDGIPQKLLNYMAAAKPIISFEGSARNIEHGKTGWVIENGNISAYADAILNLLEDTETANKLGENARRLVTSEFTWEKTAEKTEAAYEYVLNNGKPR